A window of Methanobacteriaceae archaeon contains these coding sequences:
- a CDS encoding DMT family transporter, translating to MDRVWGYISAITVAMLFGVWFTLDKILLGYLHPLALAAMVYILGSAFLFLIRISPLHNRILKIIHQESKVDTHISRRNYITLLLIAICGSVIAPALYLNGLKQITAVNAALLTNMQTLFIILLGVSFLKEKVKRKDLIGFVFLILGAIFLSTNNLQDLTFDQNLAGSLLIIGSCFFWSMDTILTKFLSNKKDIFFLTGLESGIGGLMLFIISLGLGLSFYLPLNMIPILLFIGLVCMSFSLVLIYLAIREIGSTRTGSIFSTSSLFGAVVAFIVLGEPLAATQLFFGVLMFLGILILYKNGSGKKEDKIRSH from the coding sequence ATTTGGGGTTTGGTTCACCCTGGATAAAATACTACTGGGCTATCTTCACCCCCTGGCCCTGGCAGCAATGGTTTACATCCTGGGCAGTGCCTTTTTATTTTTAATAAGAATATCTCCTCTTCATAACCGGATATTAAAAATTATCCACCAAGAAAGTAAGGTTGATACACACATATCCCGGAGAAACTACATCACCCTACTTTTAATAGCCATATGCGGATCGGTTATTGCTCCGGCACTGTATCTAAACGGTTTAAAGCAGATAACTGCAGTGAATGCCGCTCTTTTAACCAACATGCAGACCCTGTTCATCATTCTTTTGGGTGTTTCTTTCCTTAAAGAAAAAGTTAAAAGGAAAGATTTAATTGGATTTGTTTTTCTAATCCTTGGAGCAATATTCTTAAGTACTAATAACCTTCAGGATCTAACTTTTGACCAGAACTTAGCGGGCAGTCTTTTGATCATTGGATCCTGTTTTTTCTGGAGTATGGATACTATATTAACCAAGTTTTTGAGTAATAAAAAAGACATATTCTTTTTAACGGGTCTTGAAAGTGGTATTGGCGGTTTAATGCTGTTTATAATTTCATTAGGATTGGGATTGAGTTTTTACCTCCCCTTGAATATGATACCAATTTTACTTTTCATTGGTCTGGTGTGTATGAGTTTTTCACTGGTTCTCATCTACCTTGCCATACGTGAAATCGGATCCACCCGCACAGGATCTATATTCTCCACCAGCTCATTATTCGGGGCAGTGGTGGCTTTTATTGTTCTTGGAGAACCATTGGCAGCAACACAGTTATTTTTTGGGGTGCTCATGTTCCTTGGAATACTTATATTGTATAAAAATGGTAGCGGAAAAAAAGAAGATAAAATCAGGTCCCACTAA
- a CDS encoding VTT domain-containing protein has product MFHTIINSTESFIVSNVSWTVFLGCILEQLIVPIPASIIVLTSTFLVSKGTSLSLPALATLLLQIVIPASLGITLGSMVYYTLAYKLGMPFIKRTSRYLGVSVEDVEEVQRKVDESPYDDFFIFLARCFPVIPSIVINLFCGLIKYDLKKYILTTFLGSAVQILAWGLLAWFSGNIYKILEDRVSYVGNIVTLIIIGLVIYFIISKRRKMNRNRKNRFR; this is encoded by the coding sequence ATGTTTCATACAATAATCAACAGCACAGAGTCATTTATAGTAAGTAATGTATCCTGGACAGTTTTTTTAGGCTGTATTCTGGAGCAGTTAATTGTTCCCATCCCTGCCAGCATCATAGTACTAACCTCAACTTTTCTGGTTTCAAAGGGAACCAGTCTTTCTTTACCTGCCCTGGCAACTTTACTCTTGCAGATTGTAATTCCTGCCTCACTGGGAATAACCTTAGGATCCATGGTTTACTACACACTTGCCTACAAACTGGGAATGCCATTTATAAAAAGAACCAGCAGATATTTGGGAGTTTCTGTGGAAGACGTGGAAGAAGTTCAAAGAAAGGTGGATGAAAGTCCTTATGATGATTTTTTCATTTTCCTGGCTCGTTGTTTCCCGGTGATTCCCAGCATAGTCATAAACCTTTTCTGCGGATTAATAAAATATGATTTGAAAAAGTATATCCTAACTACTTTTTTAGGCTCTGCAGTTCAAATATTAGCTTGGGGCTTGTTAGCTTGGTTTTCTGGAAATATTTACAAGATCTTAGAAGATAGAGTATCCTATGTTGGAAATATTGTCACCTTAATTATCATAGGCTTAGTCATCTATTTTATAATCTCGAAAAGGAGGAAAATGAATAGAAATAGGAAAAATAGATTTAGATAG
- a CDS encoding thymidylate kinase, translating to MRLIIIDGLDGSGKSTQAKLIQKKYLSLGESVILREHPSDDNNYGLKSKRALLGRGKLNKIKASVYYALDVIRSVWKYHGQADNIIMVRYLMGTAYLPLPLAKILYNFFSMVLPTSEYMFFLDIEPEESLKRMSKRNDEEMFENLEDLISVREKALELAHGWQIINSAATIEEVYENINEILNQLDKND from the coding sequence ATGCGTTTAATCATTATTGACGGACTGGATGGGTCGGGGAAGAGTACTCAAGCTAAGCTTATCCAAAAAAAATATCTTTCCCTCGGTGAAAGCGTTATTCTCCGAGAACATCCTTCTGATGATAATAATTACGGTTTAAAATCTAAAAGAGCCTTACTCGGCAGGGGTAAACTAAACAAAATCAAAGCATCGGTTTATTATGCTCTTGATGTTATTCGTTCCGTGTGGAAGTACCATGGCCAGGCAGATAATATTATTATGGTACGTTATTTAATGGGTACCGCCTACTTACCCCTCCCCCTAGCCAAAATTCTTTACAATTTTTTCAGCATGGTTCTGCCCACCTCAGAATATATGTTTTTTTTAGATATTGAACCTGAAGAATCATTAAAAAGAATGTCCAAACGAAATGATGAAGAAATGTTCGAAAACTTAGAAGATCTGATTAGTGTTCGAGAAAAGGCCCTTGAGTTAGCCCATGGCTGGCAAATAATTAACTCTGCTGCAACCATTGAGGAAGTTTATGAAAATATCAATGAAATCCTGAATCAATTAGACAAAAATGATTAA
- a CDS encoding phosphatidate cytidylyltransferase: MDTGDIIGLLLVYGYVILLLVISEKVLNKHPTFSRKFLHIMVGNVLFILPIFQSRWVMALLAAGPFIIITYLMSPHSPLKISDKISTSGHGLGLVYYSISWFFLALIFFDQPWIIAVGIAAMSYGDGMASLIGQKYGKLKYNFFGDTKTLEGSLTMFFVLIVSLGIVLFYYSQPLVPMVLVAVALVATIFEALTPKGLDNLTACFSAVAVYIMLSM; this comes from the coding sequence ATGGATACTGGTGATATTATTGGCTTGTTATTAGTCTATGGATATGTAATACTGCTACTGGTTATTTCTGAAAAAGTTCTAAACAAACATCCTACTTTCAGCAGAAAGTTTCTGCACATTATGGTGGGAAACGTTTTATTTATTTTGCCTATTTTCCAATCAAGGTGGGTTATGGCCCTTCTGGCAGCGGGTCCCTTTATTATCATTACCTATCTTATGAGTCCCCATTCTCCTTTAAAGATATCTGATAAAATCTCTACTTCCGGCCATGGACTGGGACTGGTTTATTATTCTATTTCCTGGTTTTTCTTAGCCCTAATATTCTTTGATCAGCCCTGGATTATTGCGGTGGGGATTGCTGCTATGTCCTATGGGGATGGTATGGCATCTCTAATCGGGCAGAAGTATGGTAAACTAAAATATAACTTCTTTGGGGATACTAAAACTCTTGAAGGATCATTAACCATGTTTTTCGTGCTCATCGTCAGTTTGGGAATAGTTTTATTCTACTATTCACAACCCTTAGTACCAATGGTTTTAGTTGCAGTGGCCCTGGTAGCTACAATATTTGAAGCACTGACACCTAAAGGTCTTGATAATCTAACAGCCTGTTTTTCAGCCGTTGCCGTTTACATTATGCTGAGCATGTGA
- the tmk gene encoding dTMP kinase: MYICLEGIDGSGKSTQLERLGNWLENCGFSVTRIREPTDSPVGRLIREMLQTPHAQDESFQITLALLFAADRMLLMEDIQKNVELKRVVISDRSFYSSLAYQNGRDWVAQINKYALKPDLVILLDLETETAVKRCDGKDNFEQVEFLDKVRKRYLQLAKNHNFMVVNAENGLNKVHDDIKRIVAPKLGMCL; this comes from the coding sequence ATGTACATATGTTTGGAAGGAATTGATGGATCAGGGAAGTCCACCCAACTGGAACGTCTGGGTAACTGGTTGGAAAATTGTGGTTTTAGTGTAACGCGTATTAGGGAACCTACTGATTCACCAGTAGGTCGACTTATTAGGGAAATGCTTCAAACACCCCACGCTCAGGATGAAAGCTTCCAAATAACACTTGCGCTTCTATTTGCGGCTGACAGGATGCTTCTTATGGAAGATATCCAAAAAAATGTGGAATTGAAACGTGTTGTTATAAGTGACCGTTCTTTTTATTCTAGCCTGGCTTACCAGAATGGTAGGGATTGGGTCGCACAAATTAATAAATACGCTCTGAAACCTGATCTGGTGATACTTCTAGATCTTGAAACTGAAACTGCTGTAAAAAGATGTGATGGGAAAGACAACTTTGAACAAGTTGAGTTCCTAGATAAAGTGCGCAAAAGATATCTCCAACTGGCAAAAAACCATAATTTTATGGTAGTTAACGCTGAAAATGGTTTAAACAAGGTACATGATGATATCAAAAGAATAGTTGCCCCTAAACTGGGTATGTGCCTATAA